A genomic stretch from Telmatocola sphagniphila includes:
- a CDS encoding fumarylacetoacetate hydrolase family protein, whose translation MRLCRFRFEDSMEEQIGFYQEDGVISCEEAFRASGESQHHVLRPEKQNLLLQYLAADPFYPMSLMEATEKVYGWLVKHPDRAQKLKRTDYEILLPIERPNKLLLLAGNYAEHIIERGGTVAEREETFPYVFMKPPSTTLIPSQAPIVIPKNAPWGVDWECELAVVMGRKVRNISEQDAPAAIAGYTIVNDISQRQFKPNPTRKRRERDVFFDWQHGKWFDSFCPCGPALLVAGDQIDPQKLKLRLTVNGEVKQEGSTGQMIFSVAAIVAFISTFVTLEPGDIISTGTPKGVGSVSGIYLKPGDEVEASIEGIGLLRNSVVAEK comes from the coding sequence ATGCGATTATGCCGATTTCGATTCGAAGATTCGATGGAAGAACAGATCGGCTTCTATCAGGAAGATGGCGTCATCTCCTGCGAAGAAGCCTTTCGTGCCAGCGGAGAATCGCAGCATCACGTTCTCCGTCCGGAGAAGCAAAATCTGCTTCTGCAATACCTTGCTGCCGACCCCTTTTATCCCATGAGCCTCATGGAGGCGACGGAAAAAGTTTACGGCTGGCTGGTTAAGCATCCGGATCGAGCTCAGAAGCTCAAGCGAACCGATTACGAAATTCTGCTTCCCATCGAACGGCCCAACAAACTGCTTCTACTGGCCGGGAATTATGCCGAGCACATTATCGAACGAGGCGGAACGGTGGCCGAGCGGGAAGAAACTTTCCCCTATGTTTTTATGAAGCCACCGAGTACGACACTCATCCCCTCCCAGGCACCGATCGTGATACCGAAAAATGCTCCCTGGGGAGTCGACTGGGAATGCGAACTCGCCGTGGTCATGGGTCGCAAGGTGCGAAATATCAGCGAACAGGACGCTCCCGCGGCAATCGCCGGCTACACCATCGTCAACGATATTTCCCAGCGACAGTTCAAACCCAATCCGACTCGCAAACGTCGGGAGCGCGATGTCTTTTTCGATTGGCAACATGGCAAATGGTTCGATTCCTTCTGCCCGTGCGGGCCGGCACTGCTGGTGGCCGGAGACCAGATCGATCCGCAAAAACTGAAACTGCGACTGACCGTTAATGGCGAAGTGAAGCAGGAAGGTAGCACGGGACAGATGATCTTTTCGGTGGCCGCCATCGTGGCGTTTATTTCCACCTTCGTTACTCTCGAGCCCGGCGATATTATTTCCACCGGAACACCGAAAGGGGTCGGCAGCGTTTCGGGAATCTATCTTAAGCCCGGTGATGAAGTGGAAGCTTCTATCGAAGGCATTGGGTTATTGCGAAACTCGGTCGTAGCCGAGAAGTAA
- a CDS encoding sensor histidine kinase yields the protein MRNRLLLFLFILFTLGFTGGVLVCRADLLSLKDSSLLVVLLTGSLFGLLLLPGLHLVSQRIVFASLKKLRHSIEAIPSQKPDFRLTGGGYYESRAIATSVNELSQRYHDRIRDLELDKIRLRTILEAMIEGVITVDTRQRIVFANASAGRMLDFQPSHAEGRPLYEITRFPKIHQAVEKGLNSAQPYREEIEWASGPVKHLMLHIAKFQRDDAAGAILVMNDTTDLRRLEQMRRDFVANVSHELKTPLAVIQTSSEALLEGAIDDPEVRIPFLRQISEQCERLHALILDLISLARIESSKEVFDFMSVSLYDAVADSVDRHLPRAEQKNIQMRIQNARQSDLQMWIDPEALEQILDNLIDNAVKYSNDNGTVSLSWKAEGDQAIIRISDNGSGIPAADLPRIFERFYRVDKARSRQLGGTGLGLSIVKHLTNLMGGKVTASSELGSGTTMQLQLPLAKSV from the coding sequence ATGCGAAATCGACTGCTACTGTTTCTGTTCATTCTCTTCACACTCGGATTTACCGGGGGTGTTCTCGTTTGCCGAGCCGATTTACTTTCGCTCAAAGACTCCTCTCTTTTGGTGGTACTCTTAACCGGTTCCTTGTTCGGTTTACTCCTGCTGCCTGGCCTGCATCTGGTCTCCCAACGAATAGTTTTCGCGTCTTTGAAGAAGCTTCGCCATTCGATTGAAGCGATACCCTCGCAGAAGCCCGATTTTCGCCTAACTGGCGGCGGCTATTATGAAAGCCGCGCGATTGCCACCTCGGTTAATGAACTGAGCCAGCGCTACCACGACCGCATACGGGACCTGGAACTCGATAAAATTCGGCTGCGCACTATTCTTGAGGCGATGATTGAAGGAGTCATCACAGTTGATACCAGACAGCGGATTGTCTTCGCGAATGCGAGTGCGGGCCGCATGCTCGATTTTCAACCTTCTCATGCCGAAGGCCGCCCGCTCTACGAGATCACTCGCTTTCCCAAAATTCACCAGGCAGTCGAAAAGGGTCTCAATTCAGCTCAGCCCTACCGCGAAGAAATCGAATGGGCGTCCGGTCCGGTCAAACATCTGATGCTGCACATAGCCAAGTTCCAACGCGACGATGCAGCGGGGGCGATTCTGGTAATGAACGATACCACCGATCTCAGACGGTTGGAACAGATGCGCCGCGACTTTGTAGCCAATGTTTCCCACGAACTCAAAACGCCTCTGGCGGTGATACAAACCAGTTCGGAAGCTCTTCTGGAAGGAGCCATCGATGATCCGGAAGTCCGCATCCCGTTTCTGCGCCAGATATCCGAGCAGTGCGAACGACTGCACGCCTTAATTCTGGATTTGATCAGCCTCGCCCGGATCGAATCATCCAAGGAAGTCTTCGATTTCATGTCGGTCTCGCTTTATGATGCAGTGGCCGATTCCGTCGATCGGCACCTGCCCCGGGCAGAGCAGAAGAATATCCAGATGCGAATCCAAAATGCTCGACAGAGCGATTTGCAGATGTGGATCGACCCCGAAGCTCTGGAACAAATTTTAGATAATCTGATCGATAATGCCGTGAAATACTCGAACGATAACGGTACCGTCTCCCTGAGCTGGAAAGCCGAGGGAGATCAGGCCATCATCCGGATTTCGGATAACGGCAGTGGCATCCCGGCAGCGGATTTACCCCGGATTTTCGAGCGTTTTTATAGAGTTGATAAAGCCCGGTCCCGCCAGTTGGGCGGAACCGGTTTAGGCTTGTCTATCGTGAAACATTTAACGAATTTGATGGGAGGAAAAGTCACTGCCAGCAGCGAATTGGGCTCGGGAACCACCATGCAGCTCCAATTACCGTTGGCAAAATCCGTCTAA
- the pstB gene encoding phosphate ABC transporter ATP-binding protein PstB, producing the protein MSRLYSDIINERSTSGRGSLDVLNSRPKFEARNVNFWYHSKQALFDISVVIPERSVLALIGPSGCGKSTFLRMLNRMNDLIDGTHHQGQIRLDGRDIYGAEVNMVDLRRRVGMVFQKSNPFPKSIYENVVYGPRVSGEKDPSKLDYVVEKCLKQAALWDEVKDRLHSSAMDLSGGQQQRLCIARSLATDPEVLLMDEPASALDPKSTNKIEDLIFELKSQYTIVIVTHNMQQAARVSDSTAFFFEGKMIEFGSTNMIFTRPHQKQTEDYITGRFG; encoded by the coding sequence GTGTCGAGACTTTATTCAGACATCATCAACGAACGGTCCACGTCCGGCCGCGGCTCTCTCGATGTTTTGAATTCTCGACCCAAGTTCGAAGCGAGGAATGTCAACTTCTGGTACCATTCCAAACAGGCCCTCTTCGATATTTCCGTGGTGATCCCCGAGCGTTCGGTACTCGCACTCATCGGTCCCTCCGGCTGCGGCAAATCGACATTTCTGCGCATGCTCAATCGCATGAACGACCTGATTGATGGCACGCATCACCAGGGCCAGATCCGATTGGATGGCCGGGATATCTACGGCGCGGAAGTCAACATGGTTGATTTGCGTCGCCGGGTAGGAATGGTTTTCCAGAAATCGAATCCGTTCCCCAAATCGATTTACGAGAACGTCGTGTACGGCCCTCGAGTTTCCGGCGAAAAAGATCCCTCGAAACTCGATTACGTGGTCGAAAAGTGCTTGAAGCAGGCGGCCTTGTGGGATGAAGTGAAAGACCGCCTCCATTCATCGGCGATGGATTTGTCCGGCGGTCAGCAGCAGCGACTCTGCATCGCCCGCTCGCTGGCTACCGACCCGGAAGTTCTGCTGATGGACGAGCCCGCTTCCGCACTCGATCCTAAATCAACAAACAAAATTGAAGACCTGATTTTCGAACTGAAGAGCCAGTACACCATCGTAATTGTGACGCACAACATGCAGCAGGCCGCGCGAGTCTCCGACTCCACGGCCTTTTTCTTCGAAGGTAAAATGATTGAATTCGGCTCAACGAATATGATTTTCACGCGGCCCCATCAGAAGCAGACGGAAGATTATATCACCGGACGATTCGGTTGA
- the pstA gene encoding phosphate ABC transporter permease PstA, which produces MSNEENSISRKDSQPQSDVGDDIFRVICSSAGTFILLLALGLIVTLIWQSRPIFPHIGSFFTDTKLDINNNKFGALAYIYGTLITSALAMLIAVPLGVGSAAYLAEIASEKIRRTGSFLTELLAAIPSVVYGFWGLFFLCPAVQWIYNQVGGPNTSGAGILSAGLILALMIIPYITAITFDVCRAVPRSQREGALALGATRWQMIRTVVLPYARPGIVAACFLALGRALGETMAVTMIVGNRADLPHSWKDVLAIPFALADSIASVIANRLNEAVDERERAALVALGLILFVVTIIVNGSARLLVRRMGKPRVRTRAFRSNFTHPASENMAVRIQNHRKAERINRIMTVVLGSCLLTTVIPLFLILGYIIYRGAGSLSWSFFTQLPMPPKDPNGGMAHAIGGSFMIVGLATLMAIPLGILAAVYLSEYRSTRWSNFVRFVTELLGGVPSIVIGIFVYVIVVRTTGSFSGWAGAIALAIMMVPIIVRSSEESLRLVPSTLRQASLALGASHRQTVLRISLPAALPAIITGIFLAIGRIAGETAPLLLTAYGSNFWPRTPADRTPFLPKYIYDYSRSGIPEWEAQAWAAALVLVVVVMGLNIGIRVLAGKRVVLASRAE; this is translated from the coding sequence ATGTCGAACGAAGAAAACTCGATCTCGCGAAAAGACTCGCAGCCTCAATCGGATGTCGGCGACGACATCTTCCGGGTTATCTGCAGTTCCGCTGGCACATTCATACTGCTACTGGCGCTGGGATTAATCGTTACTCTGATTTGGCAGTCCCGGCCGATCTTTCCCCACATCGGCAGTTTTTTCACCGACACCAAACTCGACATTAATAACAATAAGTTTGGTGCCCTCGCTTACATCTATGGAACGCTGATAACCTCCGCTCTGGCCATGTTGATCGCCGTACCGTTAGGCGTGGGATCCGCAGCTTATCTCGCTGAGATCGCCTCGGAAAAAATCCGACGTACCGGCTCTTTTCTGACCGAGTTACTGGCGGCCATTCCGAGCGTGGTGTATGGCTTCTGGGGGCTGTTTTTCCTTTGCCCGGCCGTCCAGTGGATTTACAATCAAGTTGGTGGCCCGAATACCAGCGGCGCGGGCATCCTGTCTGCCGGGCTGATTCTCGCTTTGATGATCATTCCTTACATCACTGCAATCACGTTCGATGTGTGCCGGGCAGTGCCCCGCTCGCAACGCGAGGGGGCGCTGGCTCTCGGCGCAACTCGCTGGCAAATGATCCGAACGGTTGTGTTGCCCTATGCCCGACCGGGTATCGTGGCGGCCTGCTTCCTGGCCTTGGGACGGGCACTCGGTGAAACCATGGCCGTTACCATGATCGTGGGGAACCGGGCCGATCTTCCTCACTCGTGGAAAGATGTTCTAGCCATTCCGTTTGCCCTGGCAGATTCGATCGCTTCCGTGATTGCCAACCGATTGAATGAAGCCGTGGATGAACGAGAGCGTGCGGCCCTGGTGGCACTGGGTTTGATCCTTTTCGTTGTCACAATTATCGTGAATGGCTCAGCTCGGCTCTTGGTCCGCCGGATGGGCAAACCCCGCGTCCGCACCCGGGCGTTCCGATCCAATTTCACTCACCCGGCCAGTGAAAACATGGCCGTGAGAATTCAGAATCATCGCAAGGCGGAGCGAATCAATCGCATCATGACCGTCGTTTTAGGCAGTTGCCTGCTCACCACAGTCATTCCCCTATTTTTGATTCTGGGCTACATCATCTATCGGGGTGCAGGGTCTTTGAGCTGGTCCTTCTTCACTCAGCTTCCGATGCCGCCTAAAGATCCGAATGGGGGTATGGCCCATGCCATTGGCGGCAGCTTCATGATTGTCGGGCTGGCTACGCTGATGGCGATTCCTTTGGGGATTCTGGCTGCAGTTTACCTGAGCGAATATCGATCGACGCGCTGGTCCAATTTCGTACGTTTCGTCACAGAACTGTTGGGGGGTGTCCCCTCTATAGTGATCGGTATATTCGTCTATGTGATAGTGGTTCGTACCACGGGAAGTTTTTCCGGCTGGGCGGGCGCCATCGCTCTGGCCATCATGATGGTGCCGATTATCGTTCGCTCCTCGGAGGAATCTCTCAGACTGGTACCATCGACGTTACGACAGGCGAGTCTGGCACTGGGGGCTTCCCACAGACAAACCGTTCTGAGAATTTCGCTACCTGCCGCCCTTCCAGCAATTATCACGGGTATATTCCTGGCCATCGGACGTATCGCGGGAGAAACCGCTCCTTTGTTGCTTACTGCATACGGTTCCAACTTCTGGCCGCGAACTCCGGCAGATCGAACGCCATTTCTACCAAAATACATCTACGACTACTCCCGAAGCGGCATCCCGGAATGGGAGGCCCAAGCCTGGGCGGCCGCTCTGGTTCTGGTCGTGGTTGTGATGGGTTTGAATATCGGCATTCGCGTTCTCGCGGGTAAACGGGTCGTACTGGCTAGCCGGGCGGAGTAA
- a CDS encoding S53 family peptidase, whose protein sequence is MAQRVSTNRKPSLFKAFLRLESLDERNAPSDLLYGALSADYASRSWLSDPQASNPTDSKSDTGSTANSTTDSSSASVGLFELIGNDNSSDVYVGRSNFSNLFSNDAFRNVAVNINPAANSSSTANNVSVTPATPFNSTFNEANLFSGTQSSSSLNSSGSNTPNASADFFGFGFGGWFGDRHGHNGGGGGSGGGTGGGGGTGGGGSGGGGSTTVSVAGFSPTQIDTAYGIPATYTGAGVTIAIIDAYNAANLTSDVSTFNTKFNLPQFNTTGGPTLKVVNQTGGSTLPAANSSWAAEIDLDVEWAHAIAPKANIELVEANSSNLSDLLTAASYGAAHAQVVSMSFGGSETSNETSLDSTFKVPNVAFVAAAGDSGTGAGYPSASPYVLSVGGTTLTVTSSGARSSESAWSSSGGGVSAYEAEPAYQVNYGITSTGGKRGTPDIAFDANPSTGVAVYSSASGGWIEVGGTSVGAPAISGMIALVDQGRIALGKPVISTTNLSNEPFYAAAASSVYKANYYDVTTGSDGRSTSASAKTGYDLVTGLGTPNAASLIPWLINND, encoded by the coding sequence ATGGCTCAGCGAGTTTCAACCAATCGAAAACCTTCGCTCTTCAAAGCATTCCTGAGATTAGAATCGCTCGATGAGCGAAATGCACCAAGCGATCTTCTTTACGGTGCGCTCAGTGCCGACTACGCATCACGATCCTGGTTATCGGATCCACAAGCTTCAAACCCAACGGATAGCAAGTCGGACACAGGCTCTACGGCGAATTCCACAACCGATTCCTCTTCCGCGAGTGTCGGATTGTTTGAGTTAATTGGCAACGATAACTCCTCGGATGTATACGTCGGTCGATCGAATTTCTCCAACCTGTTCTCCAATGACGCGTTCCGTAACGTCGCAGTGAATATCAACCCGGCTGCAAATTCCTCTTCGACTGCTAATAACGTTAGTGTGACCCCGGCCACCCCATTCAATTCCACATTTAACGAAGCTAACTTGTTCTCGGGTACTCAAAGTTCCAGCAGCTTGAACAGTTCTGGCTCGAATACCCCCAATGCGAGTGCCGACTTCTTCGGTTTCGGTTTTGGCGGCTGGTTTGGGGACCGCCATGGTCATAATGGAGGTGGTGGAGGTTCCGGCGGCGGCACGGGTGGCGGTGGAGGTACCGGAGGTGGTGGTTCGGGAGGTGGTGGAAGCACCACGGTGAGCGTAGCAGGTTTTTCTCCCACCCAGATCGATACTGCTTATGGAATTCCAGCAACCTATACCGGAGCGGGAGTGACCATCGCGATTATTGACGCTTACAACGCCGCCAATTTGACCAGCGATGTATCTACCTTCAATACCAAATTCAATTTGCCGCAGTTCAACACCACCGGTGGCCCCACTTTGAAAGTGGTGAACCAGACCGGAGGATCGACCTTGCCCGCGGCCAATAGCAGTTGGGCCGCGGAAATTGATCTGGATGTCGAGTGGGCGCACGCCATCGCACCGAAAGCCAACATTGAACTGGTCGAAGCGAATTCTTCCAATCTTTCCGATCTCTTAACGGCCGCTTCCTACGGGGCGGCTCATGCTCAGGTCGTGTCCATGAGCTTCGGCGGTAGCGAAACTTCCAACGAAACTTCTCTCGATTCCACCTTCAAGGTACCTAACGTTGCCTTCGTTGCGGCTGCCGGCGACAGCGGTACGGGTGCTGGGTATCCTTCCGCTTCCCCCTACGTGCTCTCGGTAGGCGGGACGACCTTAACCGTTACCTCCAGTGGTGCACGATCGAGCGAATCTGCCTGGTCGAGCTCGGGAGGGGGCGTGAGTGCTTATGAAGCCGAGCCGGCTTACCAAGTCAACTACGGCATCACTTCGACCGGTGGTAAGCGAGGCACTCCGGACATCGCGTTCGATGCGAATCCTTCCACGGGCGTCGCGGTGTACAGCAGTGCAAGTGGCGGCTGGATTGAAGTCGGCGGAACGAGTGTCGGAGCCCCGGCGATTTCCGGGATGATTGCATTAGTCGATCAAGGTCGCATTGCTCTGGGCAAACCGGTGATCTCGACTACGAATCTGTCCAATGAGCCGTTTTATGCCGCTGCAGCCAGCAGTGTTTACAAAGCGAATTACTACGACGTCACTACGGGATCCGATGGCCGATCTACTTCGGCTTCCGCGAAGACGGGATATGACCTGGTGACCGGTCTGGGCACGCCTAATGCCGCGAGCCTTATTCCCTGGTTAATCAATAACGATTGA
- a CDS encoding response regulator → MSKPRILLVEDERGLVQTLTWFLNKEGFEVAAATEGPEGLRKAMSLLPDLILLDLMLPGVGGLEILKELRAGEKTKAIPVIVLTAKAEETDQVVGFSLGADDYVTKPFSNKVLLQRIKALLRRSENVGEAAENLSHLGLEIDRVRHKVSFQGKLLELTPTEFRLLECLLRQPGRAFSRHQLMDAAIGEGSIVLERTIDVHIKTLRRKLVEVGAEGEWIETVRGVGYRFSEGVKVV, encoded by the coding sequence ATGTCGAAACCCCGCATTCTGCTCGTGGAAGACGAACGCGGACTGGTCCAGACGCTGACCTGGTTTTTGAATAAAGAAGGATTTGAAGTTGCCGCCGCAACGGAAGGTCCCGAGGGCCTTCGCAAGGCCATGAGCCTGCTGCCGGATTTGATTCTTTTGGATCTCATGCTTCCCGGCGTGGGAGGGCTGGAGATTCTGAAGGAGCTTCGCGCCGGCGAGAAAACCAAGGCCATACCCGTTATCGTGCTCACCGCCAAGGCGGAAGAGACCGATCAAGTCGTGGGTTTCTCACTGGGGGCGGACGATTACGTCACTAAACCGTTTAGCAATAAAGTTCTACTCCAAAGAATCAAGGCTCTCCTACGCCGCTCGGAAAATGTCGGCGAAGCCGCAGAGAATCTCTCTCACCTGGGCTTGGAAATCGATCGCGTCCGGCACAAGGTCAGCTTCCAGGGTAAATTGCTGGAACTGACGCCGACGGAATTTCGACTTCTGGAATGCCTGCTCCGACAACCTGGACGGGCATTTTCCCGCCATCAACTGATGGATGCCGCCATCGGTGAGGGATCGATCGTCCTGGAGAGAACTATTGATGTGCACATCAAAACTCTCCGGCGAAAATTAGTGGAGGTCGGAGCGGAAGGGGAATGGATAGAAACCGTTCGAGGCGTAGGCTATCGCTTTTCTGAAGGGGTTAAAGTCGTTTAA
- a CDS encoding serine/threonine-protein kinase, whose amino-acid sequence MATAVEFDLLTFLRKNLFLTAPQLEILEQDKSRDLDPSALIEHLAELGYITSYQREQILQGDAHKLLIGAYRLIEPLGEGGMGMVFRAWQPRLERMVAIKLIRPQVLAAKPEVLTRFHREAKAIAQLNHPNIVTLYDADELEGVHFIAMEYVDGLTLEKMVRSNGPLSIKQACEYIRQCALGLQHAAECGLVHRDIKPSNILVTQKNNASAKRSSANLRRPTLVTMRDRDLNFRRSTTDSSSNNWGTIKILDMGLARLNETIEDKTGHTPLTRAGALLGTPDFISPEQARDASSVDIRSDLYSLGCTFYYILTGRPPFPGGTDVQKILRHQTDTPVPLEEMRPNIPMPVVTITRRLLMKRPDDRFSSPKQLSDLLDQYLNGKDNSLSVKITPQEDAPPKVEDVATLGGVSDSQLLDSLDSEMNSGTPIPAADIYMETEGHENTTEMATQSEMKSLHSSTLSMISAHTGLVTSLSMARNGRLCVSGGLDGTVRVWDISKPTPVELAMLPRPGVEIQAVALAPDEPYIVVGGTLNNQARLWRWDYQEEKVYDWGTFDDKHGVNCINFSPDGRMLVFSIGHVIYAQKISNRTYSGRSTLKGHNNQIRSLSVSPDRRLIASGSEGRNIRIWSNGWLGSSSKAKLEGHSDIVTAVAFSPNSKLLASAGLDRAVILWDALTPSLNTATILNGHSNNIRLVQFLPGNQHLLSVGEAGEVFLWNLRTFEKTAECKTGQILSCVMTVSESGRRLAAGTSDGRIQLYELSLPIYHENPKTMYANGDMATPAAS is encoded by the coding sequence ATGGCTACCGCGGTAGAGTTCGATTTACTGACCTTCCTGCGGAAGAATCTCTTCCTCACAGCTCCCCAACTGGAGATTCTGGAGCAGGATAAGAGCCGAGATCTAGATCCTAGCGCTCTGATCGAGCATCTGGCGGAGCTGGGTTACATTACCAGTTATCAGCGCGAACAAATTCTCCAGGGCGACGCTCACAAATTGCTGATAGGCGCTTACCGGTTGATCGAACCGCTGGGCGAAGGCGGAATGGGTATGGTCTTTCGGGCCTGGCAGCCCCGCCTGGAACGAATGGTCGCCATCAAGTTAATCCGGCCACAGGTTCTCGCCGCGAAGCCGGAAGTTCTGACTCGCTTCCATCGAGAAGCCAAGGCCATCGCCCAACTGAATCATCCGAATATCGTCACCCTCTACGATGCCGATGAACTCGAAGGCGTACACTTCATCGCCATGGAGTACGTCGATGGGTTGACTCTCGAAAAAATGGTCCGTTCGAATGGACCCTTGAGCATCAAGCAGGCCTGTGAATATATCCGCCAATGTGCTTTGGGGCTGCAGCACGCCGCCGAGTGCGGTTTGGTCCATCGCGACATCAAACCTTCGAATATTCTGGTCACCCAGAAAAATAATGCGTCCGCAAAGCGATCGTCTGCAAATCTTCGCCGTCCCACTCTGGTGACGATGCGGGATCGCGATCTGAACTTTCGCAGATCCACAACGGACAGTTCTTCCAATAACTGGGGAACGATTAAAATTTTGGATATGGGTTTGGCTCGACTGAACGAGACCATCGAAGATAAGACCGGCCACACTCCCTTGACCCGGGCAGGCGCGCTGCTGGGAACCCCCGATTTTATTTCGCCGGAGCAGGCCCGCGACGCGAGCAGCGTCGATATCCGCTCTGACCTCTACAGTCTCGGCTGCACTTTCTATTACATCCTGACCGGACGGCCGCCCTTTCCGGGAGGCACGGATGTTCAGAAGATTCTTCGCCACCAGACCGACACGCCAGTTCCGCTCGAGGAGATGCGGCCGAATATTCCGATGCCCGTGGTGACGATCACACGCCGGCTGCTCATGAAGCGGCCCGATGATCGATTCAGCAGTCCCAAGCAACTCTCGGATTTACTCGATCAGTACCTCAATGGCAAGGATAACTCTCTTTCGGTTAAGATTACACCGCAGGAAGATGCGCCGCCGAAAGTGGAAGATGTAGCCACCCTTGGCGGGGTGAGCGATTCGCAGTTACTGGATTCGCTCGATTCGGAAATGAATTCCGGGACCCCGATTCCCGCCGCAGACATCTACATGGAGACTGAAGGCCACGAAAATACAACCGAGATGGCCACTCAGTCCGAAATGAAGAGCCTGCACTCTAGTACTCTTTCGATGATTTCGGCTCATACGGGCTTAGTGACCTCACTTTCTATGGCTCGAAACGGCCGTCTTTGCGTCAGCGGCGGCTTGGATGGAACCGTTCGAGTTTGGGATATTTCCAAGCCCACACCTGTCGAACTGGCCATGCTGCCCCGTCCCGGTGTGGAAATCCAGGCGGTGGCACTCGCTCCCGACGAGCCTTATATCGTCGTGGGCGGGACACTCAATAATCAGGCCCGGCTCTGGCGTTGGGATTATCAGGAAGAAAAAGTCTACGACTGGGGAACATTCGACGACAAGCATGGTGTGAACTGCATCAATTTCTCGCCCGACGGGCGAATGCTGGTATTCTCCATCGGCCACGTAATCTACGCTCAGAAAATCAGCAATCGGACCTATAGCGGGCGTTCCACGCTCAAAGGCCATAATAATCAAATCCGATCGCTGTCGGTATCGCCCGATCGTCGCCTGATTGCTTCCGGGAGCGAAGGTCGAAATATCCGAATTTGGAGCAACGGCTGGCTGGGTTCCAGTAGCAAAGCGAAGCTCGAAGGCCACTCCGACATTGTGACCGCCGTGGCCTTCTCTCCGAACTCGAAACTGCTGGCTTCCGCGGGTCTCGATCGAGCGGTCATCTTATGGGATGCCCTGACCCCCAGCCTGAACACGGCTACAATCCTGAACGGTCATTCGAACAACATTCGACTGGTTCAATTCCTCCCCGGAAACCAACACTTGCTTTCGGTCGGAGAAGCCGGCGAAGTGTTTTTGTGGAATTTGAGGACCTTTGAAAAGACTGCCGAGTGCAAAACGGGGCAGATTCTCTCCTGCGTGATGACCGTCTCCGAAAGTGGACGGCGACTGGCAGCCGGCACATCGGACGGTCGTATCCAGCTCTATGAACTGAGCCTGCCGATTTACCATGAAAACCCCAAGACTATGTATGCCAACGGCGATATGGCCACTCCCGCGGCTTCTTAA
- the phoU gene encoding phosphate signaling complex protein PhoU, with translation MSKHLERDLENLQKQIVSLAGMVEDSIYKAILALLEHDRSLAQEVIEGDNRIDVLENNVVEECLKILALHQPVARDLRRIATVFMIAADLERMADLAADISERSIDVPIGHSVPEKLRRMTDLATGLVHQSLDSFVKSDSSLARKVIRMDDDVDRYHAEIINELRDEMKRSPDLIDPCLSLFTATRHIERIADHATNIAEDVIYLVEGEIVRHRPEAIVTGI, from the coding sequence ATGTCCAAGCATTTAGAACGAGACCTGGAGAATCTGCAGAAACAGATCGTTTCTCTCGCGGGCATGGTGGAAGATTCCATTTATAAAGCGATATTGGCCCTTCTCGAACACGATCGCAGCCTGGCTCAGGAGGTCATCGAGGGCGACAATCGCATCGACGTGCTGGAAAATAACGTCGTCGAGGAATGCCTGAAAATTCTTGCCCTGCACCAGCCGGTTGCGCGCGATTTGCGCCGTATCGCCACCGTATTTATGATCGCCGCTGACCTTGAAAGAATGGCGGACCTGGCTGCGGATATCTCCGAACGTTCCATCGACGTCCCCATCGGCCACTCCGTGCCGGAGAAGCTGCGCCGCATGACCGATTTGGCCACGGGCCTCGTTCATCAGAGCTTGGATTCGTTCGTAAAATCGGACAGTTCCCTCGCTCGTAAAGTCATTCGCATGGATGACGATGTGGATCGTTACCACGCGGAAATCATCAACGAACTCCGCGACGAAATGAAACGCTCTCCGGATCTGATCGATCCCTGTCTTTCGTTGTTCACCGCCACCCGGCATATCGAGCGAATCGCCGATCATGCCACCAACATTGCTGAAGATGTGATTTATCTGGTCGAAGGGGAAATCGTTCGCCATCGACCGGAAGCTATTGTGACGGGCATTTGA